The following are encoded together in the Flavobacterium sp. TR2 genome:
- a CDS encoding c-type cytochrome, with protein sequence MKKTILIGLFSAFSVAVFNSCTKSNSQTLASKTAEEEDEGYITIDTSKIPDDQFGESVRYGRELMLKTAYYIGPNGINGKYLGNKMNCTNCHQDAGTKPHAFNLMSSHDNYPQYRGRENKVLTLAERVNNCIMRPHSGKPLPLDSKEMVAFLSYFKWISKFVPKDGNFKGAKNLEIEFPDVAASPERGKVLFAENCARCHGNNGEGVYNADKSGYTYPPLWGQYGYQPGSSMHRVIKQAQWLKNNMPYDKVLLGKPYLTDKQALDIAAYVNDDSQHTRPNPKTFDYPDKMGKPIDYAHSPFSDNFSEEQHKYGPYKPIIAYWKKQGWKAVY encoded by the coding sequence ATGAAAAAAACAATTCTTATCGGACTTTTTTCAGCATTTTCAGTAGCTGTTTTCAATTCCTGCACCAAATCAAATTCTCAAACTTTGGCTTCAAAAACAGCTGAAGAAGAAGACGAAGGCTACATCACAATTGATACGTCTAAAATTCCAGACGATCAGTTTGGAGAATCGGTTCGCTACGGAAGAGAATTAATGCTGAAAACAGCTTATTATATTGGTCCAAACGGAATAAACGGAAAATATTTAGGCAATAAAATGAATTGCACCAACTGCCATCAAGATGCAGGAACAAAACCTCATGCGTTCAATTTAATGTCTTCACACGATAATTATCCGCAGTATCGCGGGCGCGAAAACAAAGTGCTTACACTGGCAGAAAGAGTTAATAACTGCATTATGCGTCCGCATTCTGGAAAACCGCTTCCGCTGGACAGCAAAGAAATGGTGGCGTTTTTATCTTATTTCAAATGGATCAGCAAATTTGTTCCAAAAGATGGTAATTTTAAAGGAGCCAAAAACTTAGAAATCGAATTTCCAGATGTTGCTGCAAGTCCAGAAAGAGGAAAAGTTTTATTTGCTGAAAACTGTGCAAGATGCCACGGAAATAATGGTGAAGGAGTTTACAATGCCGATAAATCGGGCTACACCTACCCGCCTCTTTGGGGACAATATGGCTATCAGCCAGGTTCTAGTATGCACCGTGTAATCAAACAAGCGCAATGGCTAAAAAACAATATGCCGTATGATAAAGTGCTCCTTGGAAAGCCGTATCTTACAGACAAACAAGCGCTTGATATTGCGGCTTATGTAAATGACGATTCACAGCATACCAGACCAAACCCAAAAACGTTTGATTATCCAGACAAAATGGGCAAACCTATAGATTATGCGCACAGTCCGTTTAGCGACAACTTTTCAGAGGAACAGCACAAATATGGCCCTTACAAACCAATTATTGCTTACTGGAAAAAACAAGGCTGGAAAGCGGTTTACTAA
- a CDS encoding aryl-sulfate sulfotransferase, whose translation MIKKLILRGSFILLLTLASCSKNQIISTINIGTHSNNELKIQIDVTTNDQAQVYAEYWSDKKGNQSKMTSPISNSGLKHSLVLCNITPETNYSFQLVTVQDGNKQTSKVYTFKSRKLPEWLQKQFKANCPKPELLPKNFKKGFMLLAKRETPGTAYIVDYKGNLRWYHTIEGTGFKVVHFTKDQTILSILGTNDEPTSYGSEILEINLQGDTLTHIKKGQGDLKQVIHHEIIKKSANEIVTITVDQKIMDLTAIGGKKQDTINGDGILILDKKGKQLWKWSVFDDLDPLKDKNLLKTKKDWTHANSLSYDADGNFLISFYNNGQIWKINSKTGKVIWKLGKGGTMKMAPDTNFSQAHAAHIDQEGSLLFFDNGVDIKQSSVFALKADEKTNSVKLDFHIQLPKDIYNDRMGSAYMINKDLFLVCCSKRHITVLTNKKGVLLWALESEIPPYRTIFIPEEKLKPFLLN comes from the coding sequence ATGATCAAAAAATTAATATTAAGAGGAAGTTTTATTTTACTGCTTACTTTGGCAAGCTGTTCTAAAAACCAAATTATCTCCACTATCAACATTGGAACTCATAGCAACAACGAATTGAAAATTCAAATCGATGTTACTACGAATGACCAAGCTCAGGTATATGCAGAATATTGGTCAGACAAAAAAGGAAATCAAAGTAAAATGACCTCTCCTATTTCAAATTCTGGTTTAAAACATTCATTAGTACTTTGCAACATAACTCCAGAAACCAACTATAGTTTTCAATTAGTTACAGTTCAAGACGGCAATAAGCAAACTAGTAAAGTTTACACTTTCAAATCAAGAAAGCTTCCAGAATGGCTTCAAAAACAATTCAAAGCCAATTGTCCGAAACCAGAATTGCTTCCTAAGAATTTCAAAAAAGGCTTTATGCTTTTAGCAAAAAGAGAAACTCCTGGAACTGCTTATATTGTTGATTATAAAGGAAATTTGAGGTGGTATCATACAATTGAAGGAACTGGTTTTAAAGTTGTTCATTTTACAAAAGACCAAACCATTCTTTCGATTTTGGGAACAAACGATGAGCCAACAAGCTACGGAAGCGAAATTCTTGAAATCAATCTTCAAGGCGATACTTTAACGCATATTAAAAAAGGACAAGGTGATTTAAAACAAGTTATTCACCACGAAATCATTAAAAAATCGGCTAACGAAATTGTTACCATCACAGTCGATCAAAAAATAATGGATCTAACTGCTATTGGAGGAAAAAAACAAGATACCATCAACGGAGACGGAATTCTGATTTTAGATAAAAAAGGAAAACAGCTTTGGAAATGGAGTGTTTTTGATGACTTAGATCCGCTAAAAGATAAAAATCTATTAAAAACCAAAAAAGACTGGACACACGCCAATAGTTTGAGTTATGATGCAGATGGAAATTTCTTAATCTCTTTCTATAATAACGGCCAGATTTGGAAAATCAATTCGAAAACCGGAAAAGTAATCTGGAAACTAGGAAAAGGAGGAACAATGAAAATGGCTCCAGATACCAATTTCTCTCAGGCGCACGCCGCACATATAGATCAGGAAGGAAGTTTATTGTTTTTTGACAATGGTGTCGATATAAAACAATCTTCTGTTTTTGCCTTAAAAGCTGACGAAAAAACCAATTCAGTAAAACTGGATTTTCATATACAATTGCCAAAAGATATTTATAACGACAGAATGGGAAGCGCTTATATGATTAATAAAGACCTCTTTTTAGTTTGCTGTTCAAAAAGACATATCACGGTTTTAACCAATAAAAAAGGAGTTCTGTTATGGGCTTTAGAATCTGAAATTCCGCCATACAGAACCATCTTTATTCCAGAGGAAAAATTAAAACCTTTTCTTCTGAATTAA
- a CDS encoding RagB/SusD family nutrient uptake outer membrane protein has translation MKKYTILLLLLAAGLQYSCNEDLDPKVYSSLTTTNGYQTKSDAIAAVNSIYGRLKGPSVGDNFSYWATRHFALTDIATDLGHCQYGGDPGQLSLGAWSSTNGLLLEDWNAMYKLISNANNAIYYIGKMSSISDAEKAQFISEAKFLRASAYMDLTDSWGPVILMTEENIANPNYLAQTPPTSVEEIDAFIIKDLTEIATILPVNYKENAIYGSNDVGRATKGAALTLLAKLYLRSHDWQKVVTLTQQVIDLNEYRLYPSYLGLFKESNKWCSENIFSSLSDANTNGTELLNHFGPIDHPVVQNRWQYYTVNWDFYNTFGDEDERKQCFFPEFEGTDGLLHKQAPSLGAQPPKGEFYMPDVSTRKYADDETTTYYDGHSVNILRYADVLLSRAEALNEISGPTQEAIDLINQVKGRSHAKLLALSGQTQTSLRDAILQERGWELFYEGKRRADLIRMNKYDVLVNAYHLRVGEAALIKMPQNKYYTYPQSQVDLNPNLSNADRQ, from the coding sequence ATGAAAAAATATACAATTCTATTGCTTTTACTTGCTGCAGGACTGCAATATTCCTGCAATGAGGATCTTGATCCTAAAGTATATAGCAGTTTGACGACCACAAACGGATATCAAACCAAATCAGATGCTATTGCCGCAGTCAATTCAATTTACGGCAGATTAAAGGGGCCATCTGTAGGCGATAACTTTTCTTATTGGGCTACAAGACACTTCGCACTGACTGATATTGCAACAGATTTAGGACACTGTCAATACGGAGGTGATCCAGGACAACTGTCTTTGGGCGCATGGAGTTCTACAAATGGCTTGCTTTTAGAAGATTGGAATGCTATGTATAAATTAATTTCTAATGCTAATAATGCGATTTATTACATCGGAAAGATGTCTTCTATTTCGGATGCTGAAAAAGCGCAGTTCATTTCGGAAGCAAAATTTTTACGAGCATCTGCTTACATGGATTTGACTGATTCTTGGGGTCCTGTTATTCTGATGACCGAAGAAAATATAGCAAATCCAAATTACTTGGCGCAGACACCTCCAACATCCGTTGAAGAAATTGATGCTTTTATCATCAAAGACCTTACTGAAATTGCTACTATCTTACCAGTAAACTATAAAGAAAACGCAATTTATGGAAGTAACGATGTTGGCCGTGCTACAAAAGGCGCTGCGCTTACATTGCTGGCAAAATTATATTTGCGCAGTCACGATTGGCAAAAAGTAGTTACACTTACCCAGCAAGTAATAGATTTAAACGAGTATCGTCTTTATCCTTCTTACTTAGGTTTGTTTAAAGAAAGTAACAAATGGTGCAGCGAAAATATCTTCTCTTCATTGAGTGATGCCAACACAAACGGGACAGAATTATTGAACCATTTTGGCCCTATTGATCATCCTGTCGTTCAAAACAGATGGCAGTATTACACTGTAAACTGGGATTTCTACAACACTTTTGGAGATGAAGACGAAAGAAAACAATGTTTCTTCCCAGAATTTGAAGGAACAGACGGCTTACTTCACAAACAAGCTCCATCATTGGGTGCTCAACCGCCTAAAGGAGAATTCTATATGCCAGATGTTTCTACTAGAAAATATGCAGATGATGAAACGACTACTTATTATGATGGCCATAGTGTAAATATCCTTCGTTATGCAGATGTTTTATTAAGCCGAGCTGAAGCCTTAAACGAAATCAGCGGACCGACTCAGGAAGCCATAGATCTTATTAATCAGGTGAAAGGAAGATCACATGCTAAGCTTTTGGCTTTATCTGGTCAAACGCAAACTAGTTTAAGAGATGCTATCTTACAAGAAAGAGGCTGGGAGCTTTTCTACGAAGGAAAACGCCGCGCAGATTTGATCAGAATGAATAAGTATGATGTTTTGGTAAATGCATACCACCTTAGGGTTGGAGAAGCAGCTTTAATCAAAATGCCACAAAACAAATATTATACATATCCACAAAGTCAAGTTGACCTTAATCCAAATTTAAGCAACGCCGATAGACAATAA
- a CDS encoding SusC/RagA family TonB-linked outer membrane protein, producing the protein MKLLTQKKPRDFRINNLSRKEIGITVLSLLVFTFQASAASSINISDKNKTALFFEKTIKGTVTDQNGMPLPGANVVVKGSKKGVQTDVDGSFAITVPDNATKLVITYIGMEDQEVTIGSAPLKIVMKEAGQKLEEIVIGYGKAKKKDLTGSVSSVGKDNLNLGGTVSNVGQALQGRASGVQVQQNSYAPGTTPTIVVRGGNSITTSNAPLYVVDGFITSTGASISPNDIESIQILKDAASTAIYGSRGGNGVIMITTKKGKSGKMQIEGEISDGFQNIIQEPSLLNGQQYASIQNAIAAENGRPPVFPSSFPIANTNWFEAATRPGEVLNRTLTFSGSDKTSKFFLSGNYLKQTGAIENTDFTRYSVRIGTEKKFTDKLTVGANVYGAASEGHNSDFGDNILSPMFSIQTAPPSIPIYNADGSYYKFQGKDNALALLLEPTDHTINRLVNGNMFMDYEIIKGLTYHFGAGAEWQENIQGKYTPRTLVAGAALNGTGSEENKTYFRWSTEQYLTYKFNLKEHHSFTAMIGTSNQKDTYERLKASGSGFSNDILTYYKLESAAVYLRPETQKQETKLTSYFGRLGYSFDDKYLASFTIRRDGSSRFGPNNKYGTFPSGAVAWRISKEAFMQNVETLSELKLRVSYGITGNDGILDYQYMSNLSPWNVTISDGSFVGGTEPNNLSNPDLKWEQQAQTNIGLDMGFFNDRLTATIDVYKKRTTDALLDVPVGGWWGFNTQTLNSGTVDNKGIELGISSENFKNDKFYWRTSLNLAYNKQEVVALADNVKIISINTSNPSGTVSGREFTRLEPGKEMGLLYGFKYAGVIKTGETYAAQPGSKPGDPKYEDLDGDGLVTAKDRTYLGNSTPHYVVGFNNDFRFGDFDVNMFFQGALDYSVYNMTRMVGESTTSTDALNRWVAGTNENTDIPRDGYYKSAYGSYVNSKFVEDASYLRLKNLSIGYSIPESLLKPTKFIDNIRLYAIGQNLLTITKYSGNDPEVNGHTNTARAQNLGGGIDFNSFPASRTFILGIKIAIH; encoded by the coding sequence ATGAAATTATTAACCCAAAAAAAGCCAAGAGATTTTCGGATTAACAATTTATCCCGCAAAGAAATCGGAATAACGGTTCTCTCGTTATTAGTTTTTACATTTCAAGCTTCGGCAGCTTCTTCTATAAACATTTCAGACAAAAACAAGACTGCGCTATTTTTTGAAAAAACAATAAAAGGTACCGTAACAGATCAAAACGGAATGCCACTTCCTGGCGCCAATGTTGTTGTAAAAGGCTCTAAAAAAGGTGTTCAGACAGATGTAGACGGAAGTTTTGCTATTACTGTTCCTGACAATGCTACCAAACTTGTGATTACGTACATTGGTATGGAAGATCAAGAAGTAACTATCGGAAGCGCTCCTCTAAAAATTGTCATGAAAGAAGCAGGACAAAAATTAGAGGAAATCGTTATTGGATATGGTAAAGCGAAGAAAAAAGATCTTACAGGTTCTGTCTCTTCTGTTGGAAAAGACAACTTAAACTTAGGCGGTACCGTATCAAATGTTGGGCAAGCTCTTCAAGGACGTGCTTCTGGGGTTCAAGTTCAACAGAACAGTTATGCACCTGGAACTACTCCTACTATTGTTGTCAGAGGAGGAAACTCTATTACAACATCAAATGCTCCATTGTATGTGGTCGACGGCTTCATTACAAGCACGGGTGCATCTATAAGTCCAAACGATATTGAAAGCATCCAGATTCTTAAAGATGCTGCTTCTACTGCCATTTATGGTTCAAGAGGTGGAAACGGTGTTATCATGATTACGACTAAAAAAGGAAAGTCTGGAAAAATGCAGATTGAAGGTGAAATTTCAGATGGTTTCCAAAATATTATTCAGGAACCGTCGTTGCTAAATGGGCAGCAATATGCTTCTATTCAGAATGCCATTGCAGCCGAAAATGGCAGACCGCCAGTTTTTCCTTCAAGTTTTCCAATTGCCAATACAAATTGGTTTGAGGCAGCAACTCGTCCAGGCGAAGTTTTAAACAGAACATTGACTTTTAGTGGAAGCGATAAAACTTCTAAATTTTTCTTATCCGGAAATTATTTAAAACAAACTGGAGCTATAGAAAACACCGATTTTACAAGATATAGCGTTCGTATTGGAACAGAGAAGAAATTCACAGATAAATTAACCGTTGGAGCCAATGTGTATGGAGCCGCAAGTGAAGGGCACAATAGCGATTTTGGCGATAATATTTTATCTCCAATGTTTTCTATTCAGACTGCTCCTCCTTCTATTCCGATTTACAACGCGGATGGTTCGTACTACAAATTTCAAGGAAAAGATAACGCTTTAGCTCTTTTACTAGAACCAACGGACCACACGATCAACAGATTAGTAAACGGAAATATGTTTATGGATTATGAGATCATTAAAGGTTTAACATATCATTTTGGTGCCGGTGCAGAATGGCAGGAAAATATTCAAGGAAAATACACGCCACGTACACTTGTTGCTGGAGCAGCGCTAAATGGTACTGGATCTGAAGAAAACAAAACATACTTCAGATGGAGCACAGAACAATACTTGACTTACAAATTTAATCTCAAAGAGCACCATTCGTTTACTGCCATGATTGGAACATCAAACCAAAAAGACACTTATGAAAGATTGAAAGCTTCTGGTTCTGGTTTTTCAAATGATATCTTAACTTATTATAAGCTTGAAAGTGCTGCGGTTTATTTGAGACCTGAAACTCAAAAACAAGAAACAAAATTGACTTCGTATTTTGGAAGGCTAGGCTATTCTTTTGATGACAAATATTTGGCTTCTTTTACTATTAGACGTGATGGTTCTTCTCGTTTTGGTCCAAATAACAAATATGGAACTTTCCCTTCTGGAGCCGTTGCATGGAGAATATCTAAAGAGGCATTTATGCAAAATGTGGAGACACTTTCAGAATTAAAACTAAGAGTAAGCTACGGTATTACAGGAAATGATGGAATTTTAGACTATCAATATATGTCAAATCTATCGCCTTGGAACGTTACCATTTCTGATGGCTCTTTTGTAGGCGGTACAGAACCTAACAATTTATCAAATCCAGATTTAAAATGGGAGCAGCAAGCTCAAACCAATATCGGTTTGGATATGGGATTCTTCAATGATAGGCTTACAGCTACAATTGATGTATACAAAAAGAGAACAACTGATGCTCTTTTAGACGTGCCTGTTGGAGGATGGTGGGGATTTAACACCCAAACGCTTAACTCGGGTACCGTTGATAATAAAGGAATTGAATTAGGCATCAGCAGTGAAAACTTCAAAAATGACAAATTTTACTGGAGAACATCTTTAAATCTTGCTTACAACAAACAAGAAGTTGTTGCGCTTGCTGATAATGTTAAAATAATCAGCATAAATACTTCTAACCCAAGCGGTACGGTTTCTGGACGTGAGTTTACTAGACTTGAACCTGGAAAAGAAATGGGATTATTGTACGGATTTAAATATGCTGGAGTAATAAAAACAGGTGAAACTTATGCGGCACAGCCAGGATCTAAACCAGGAGACCCTAAATATGAAGATTTAGATGGTGACGGACTAGTTACAGCAAAAGACAGAACATATTTAGGAAATTCTACTCCTCACTACGTTGTTGGTTTTAATAATGACTTTAGATTTGGAGATTTTGATGTGAATATGTTTTTTCAAGGCGCTCTTGATTACTCTGTCTATAACATGACCAGAATGGTTGGAGAATCAACGACAAGCACTGATGCTTTGAATAGATGGGTTGCTGGTACAAATGAAAATACTGATATTCCAAGAGATGGCTATTACAAAAGCGCTTATGGCAGCTACGTAAATTCAAAATTTGTTGAAGATGCATCTTACTTGCGTCTTAAAAATTTATCTATTGGATATTCAATTCCTGAAAGCCTTCTAAAGCCAACTAAATTTATTGACAATATAAGATTATATGCTATTGGTCAAAATTTATTGACAATTACAAAATATTCTGGAAATGATCCTGAAGTAAATGGACATACCAATACTGCTAGGGCGCAAAATCTTGGCGGAGGAATTGATTTTAACTCATTCCCAGCTTCCAGAACGTTTATATTAGGAATCAAAATAGCAATTCATTAA
- a CDS encoding carbohydrate-binding family 9-like protein, protein MKEYHVQIIDKNQKNEADILDSFFWEKANCLTDFVSPWSSDSVLKIEFRALWDQENFYFSFRVFDTDVYIDQKDDSVESICNSDRVELFFRSNDKLNPYYCLEIDPSTRLLDFYARPNKIFDYNWKWPENHIQLKSATDEISFTVAGIISIASLENLNLIHDNAIEAGVYRAKFSKDENGNYEPTWITWVNPNTPEPNFHIASSFGKFVLVK, encoded by the coding sequence TTGAAAGAATACCACGTACAGATAATAGATAAAAATCAAAAGAATGAAGCTGATATTTTGGATTCTTTTTTTTGGGAAAAAGCAAATTGTTTAACCGATTTTGTTTCTCCATGGAGTAGCGATTCTGTTTTAAAAATTGAATTTCGTGCGCTTTGGGATCAGGAAAACTTCTATTTTAGTTTTAGAGTTTTTGATACAGATGTCTATATCGATCAGAAAGACGATAGTGTAGAGAGCATTTGCAATTCAGATCGAGTGGAGCTCTTTTTTAGAAGTAATGATAAGCTTAATCCGTATTACTGTCTTGAAATTGATCCTTCGACAAGATTGCTCGATTTTTATGCTCGCCCAAATAAGATTTTCGATTATAATTGGAAATGGCCTGAAAATCACATTCAATTGAAATCTGCTACTGATGAGATTTCTTTTACGGTTGCAGGGATAATAAGTATTGCATCTTTAGAAAATCTAAATTTAATTCACGATAATGCCATTGAAGCAGGAGTGTACAGAGCGAAATTCTCCAAAGATGAAAATGGCAATTATGAGCCAACTTGGATTACATGGGTGAATCCGAATACGCCGGAGCCAAATTTTCACATCGCATCTTCTTTTGGAAAGTTTGTTTTGGTGAAATGA
- a CDS encoding LacI family DNA-binding transcriptional regulator, with translation MDKKYTIKDIAQMAGVSKGTVDRVLHNRGKVSPAALEKINEVLNVIDYEPNLIARNLKSTKVYRICVLLPDPVFDPYWLPCVNGIQDAIKEFKAYNVIIQTHYFNPESTKSFLKTNEAIIAQSPDAVLLAPLFHKETVEIIKQYDEMGIMVNTFNNQVESSSIKSFVGQDLYKSGRVAASLMNLILPKGQIAIIHIDESLKNAVHMQEKERGFRSYFDEKNLSDFSLTTLKLKYSNIETKLTTLLEENPDLCGIFITTSKAYQIASALSNLTDKKIALIGYDLIDKNISFLNQGLVHFLIHQNQKRQAYLGVSTLADHFIFRKDIPETILLPIDIINVENASFYVS, from the coding sequence ATGGACAAAAAGTACACAATTAAGGATATAGCACAAATGGCTGGAGTTTCTAAAGGAACTGTAGACCGCGTGCTGCACAACAGAGGAAAAGTCTCTCCTGCGGCGCTTGAAAAAATCAACGAAGTTTTAAATGTTATTGATTACGAACCCAACTTAATTGCGCGAAATTTAAAAAGCACCAAAGTATATCGCATTTGCGTGTTGCTTCCTGATCCTGTATTTGATCCCTATTGGCTTCCTTGCGTTAACGGAATCCAAGATGCCATTAAGGAATTTAAAGCCTACAACGTTATCATACAGACTCATTACTTTAATCCAGAAAGCACCAAATCTTTCCTTAAAACAAATGAAGCCATTATCGCGCAGTCGCCAGATGCTGTTTTATTGGCTCCGCTTTTTCATAAAGAAACAGTAGAAATCATAAAACAATATGACGAAATGGGAATTATGGTAAACACTTTTAATAACCAAGTTGAATCTTCTTCGATAAAAAGTTTTGTCGGACAAGATTTGTATAAAAGCGGACGGGTGGCCGCGAGTTTAATGAATCTGATCCTGCCGAAAGGCCAGATTGCGATTATCCATATTGACGAAAGTTTAAAAAATGCCGTCCATATGCAGGAAAAAGAACGAGGTTTCAGAAGTTACTTTGACGAAAAAAATCTTTCTGATTTCTCTTTAACCACATTAAAACTGAAATACTCCAATATCGAAACCAAACTCACCACTCTTCTGGAAGAAAACCCAGATTTGTGCGGTATTTTTATAACCACTTCTAAAGCCTACCAAATTGCCTCTGCGTTATCCAATTTAACAGACAAAAAAATTGCCTTAATTGGATATGATTTAATTGATAAAAACATCAGCTTTTTAAATCAGGGACTGGTTCATTTTTTAATTCACCAAAACCAGAAGAGACAGGCTTATTTGGGCGTAAGCACTTTGGCAGATCACTTTATATTTAGAAAAGACATTCCAGAAACTATTTTGCTTCCTATCGATATTATAAATGTCGAAAATGCTTCTTTTTATGTTAGCTAG
- a CDS encoding mevalonate kinase — MKKITSLAPGRTCLFGDHQDYLGLPVIACAIDRNIKLIAKENQTQTFVLNMIDINEIRVIDIHEAFEKLEPRDYFASSLRVLRRYGCKPTSGYTITITGDIPINSGTSSSSALLMAWIRFLIEAFGIDHEVTPDFLSKLGYESEVLEHGEPGGMMDHFSIGVGNIVYINTKKPFSYNVIGTQLKGLITGVSGVPKETIGLLGELKGNALMAIDLVKQNYPQFDLNASEIEDIGKYKNCLPDRLIPYFEAAIMNYHYTQEALKEFEKPVLDLKKIGALMNGHHAVLRDLLKITVPRIDAMITAALRAGAYGAKIVGSGGGGSIVVIADPKHEDTVIKAILHAGAQEAYAVNVDPGVRIIE; from the coding sequence GTGAAAAAAATTACGTCATTAGCCCCCGGCCGAACTTGTCTTTTTGGAGATCATCAAGATTATTTAGGGCTGCCTGTTATAGCCTGTGCGATAGATCGGAATATAAAATTAATTGCAAAAGAAAATCAGACTCAAACTTTTGTTCTGAATATGATTGATATTAATGAAATTCGGGTTATCGATATACATGAGGCTTTCGAAAAATTAGAACCAAGAGATTATTTTGCGTCCTCATTGCGCGTTTTGCGCAGATATGGCTGTAAACCAACATCTGGTTATACAATTACAATTACTGGAGATATTCCGATTAATTCAGGAACTTCAAGTTCTTCGGCCTTATTAATGGCCTGGATTCGTTTTCTTATAGAAGCTTTTGGGATAGATCACGAAGTTACTCCTGACTTTCTTTCAAAATTAGGTTACGAGTCTGAAGTTTTAGAGCATGGAGAACCAGGCGGAATGATGGATCATTTTAGTATTGGAGTTGGAAATATTGTTTACATCAATACCAAAAAGCCATTCTCTTATAATGTTATTGGAACGCAGTTAAAAGGATTGATCACCGGTGTTTCTGGTGTTCCGAAGGAAACAATCGGATTGCTCGGAGAATTGAAAGGAAACGCTTTGATGGCAATTGATCTTGTAAAGCAAAATTATCCGCAATTTGATTTAAATGCTTCTGAAATAGAAGATATTGGCAAATATAAAAATTGTCTTCCAGATCGCTTGATTCCGTATTTTGAAGCTGCTATTATGAATTACCATTATACCCAAGAAGCTTTAAAAGAATTTGAAAAACCAGTTTTGGATCTAAAAAAAATTGGCGCTTTAATGAATGGCCATCATGCGGTTCTTCGCGATTTGCTTAAAATTACCGTTCCAAGAATTGATGCTATGATTACAGCGGCATTAAGGGCTGGTGCATATGGAGCGAAAATAGTTGGTTCTGGCGGTGGTGGAAGTATTGTTGTAATCGCCGATCCTAAACATGAAGATACGGTTATAAAAGCGATTTTGCACGCAGGGGCTCAAGAAGCCTATGCGGTAAATGTTGATCCCGGAGTACGAATTATTGAATAA
- a CDS encoding sugar phosphate nucleotidyltransferase has protein sequence MHDSLVILAGGASSRMKKEAVVNNLSPEEIAQANERSKGLIGVGASGRPLLDYLLWNARKAGYKNIYIIIGEQGELFKEFYGSKTKDNDFHGLNISFAVQYIPEGRVKPFGTADALFQAVEQYPELNSQFYSVCNSDNLYSAEALRALRETESPNAFISYDRDAMDFPLERISRFAIAKLDQNNQLLDILEKPSEEDLEQYKDAEGKIRVSMNAFKFNGKTLYTHLKNCPVHPERDEKELPTVLLNSVKENPQTTVGIPFSEHVPDLTAKDDIADVKTYLAKYYPDLNWNNKN, from the coding sequence ATGCACGACAGTTTAGTGATTTTAGCCGGCGGAGCTTCTTCTCGAATGAAAAAAGAAGCGGTTGTAAATAATTTATCTCCAGAAGAAATAGCTCAGGCCAACGAAAGAAGTAAAGGTTTGATCGGAGTTGGCGCAAGCGGAAGGCCTCTTTTGGATTATCTTTTATGGAATGCCCGAAAAGCAGGCTATAAAAATATATACATTATTATAGGAGAACAAGGAGAGTTGTTTAAAGAGTTTTATGGGAGCAAAACAAAGGATAATGATTTTCATGGACTCAATATTTCGTTTGCGGTTCAATATATTCCAGAGGGAAGAGTGAAGCCTTTTGGAACTGCAGATGCTTTATTTCAGGCTGTGGAGCAATATCCGGAATTAAATTCGCAGTTTTACTCAGTTTGCAATAGCGATAATTTGTATTCTGCAGAAGCTTTGCGTGCGTTGAGAGAGACCGAAAGTCCAAATGCTTTTATTAGCTATGACCGCGATGCGATGGATTTTCCTCTTGAGCGTATTTCACGTTTTGCAATTGCCAAATTAGACCAGAACAATCAGCTGCTGGATATTTTAGAAAAACCATCAGAAGAGGATTTGGAGCAATATAAAGATGCTGAAGGGAAGATACGTGTTAGTATGAATGCTTTTAAATTTAATGGCAAGACTTTATATACGCATCTGAAAAATTGTCCTGTTCATCCAGAGCGCGATGAAAAGGAGCTTCCGACGGTTCTTTTAAATTCTGTTAAGGAAAATCCGCAAACTACTGTCGGAATTCCGTTTTCTGAGCACGTTCCAGATCTTACCGCTAAAGATGATATTGCCGATGTAAAAACATATTTGGCAAAATATTATCCTGATTTAAACTGGAATAACAAAAATTAA